A window of the Eretmochelys imbricata isolate rEreImb1 unplaced genomic scaffold, rEreImb1.hap1 Scaffold_29, whole genome shotgun sequence genome harbors these coding sequences:
- the LOC144258637 gene encoding olfactory receptor 14A16-like — MSNQTVVTEFLLLGFSDIQELQILHFVVFLLLYLISLLGNLLIITAIALDRHLHTPMYFFLMNLSILDLGSISVTIPKSMASSLTNTRSISYSGCVTQVLSFIFFAETDFVLLTIMAYDRYVAICKPLHYETIMNRRACVQMAASAWITGILYSALHTGITFEISFCGGNVVDQFFCEIPQLLNLACSDLYLIEVGFLIFSSFLGLSCFLFIIVSYVQIFKAVLRIPSKQGEHKAFSTCLPHLTVVSLFFSTAAFAYLKPTSSSTSGLNLIVAVLYSVLPPMMNPIIYSMRNKEIKGALSKQIGWRLFTKNKMSICLLW, encoded by the coding sequence atgtccaaccaaactgtcgtgaccgagttccttctcctgggattctctgacattcaggagctgcagattttacactttgtggtgtttctactgctttacctgatatccctgctggggaaccttctcatcatcacagccatagcccttgaccgccaccttcacacccccatgtacttcttcctgatgaatctgtccatcctagacctcggctccatctctgtcaccatccccaaatccatggccagTTCCCTCACGAACACCAgatcgatttcttattctggatgtgtcACCCAAGTCCTTTCCTTCATCTTCTTTGCTGAAACCGACTTTGtcttactcaccatcatggcaTACGATCGATACGTcgccatctgcaaaccactgcactatgagactataatgaacaggagagcttgtgtccaaatggcagccagtgcctggatcactggaattctctactctgcactgcacactgggatcacctttgaaatctccttctgtggaggcaacgtggtggatcagttcttctgtgaaatcccccagctcctcaatcTCGCCTGCTCTGACTTGTACCTCATTGAAGTTGGGTTTCTCATCTTTAGTTCATTCTTAGGCTTAAGCTGCTTTCTTTTCATCattgtgtcatatgttcagatcttcaaagCAGTCCTGAGAATCCCCTCTAAGCAGGGTGAgcataaagccttctccacctgcctccctcacctcaccgTGGTGTCTTTGTTTTTTAgtactgctgcctttgcctacctgaaacccacctccagctcaaccTCAGGTCTGAATCTcatagtggctgttctctattctgtgttgccaccaatgatgaatccgatcatctacagcatgagaaacaaagagatCAAAGGTGCACTGAGTAAACAGATAGGTTGGAGGTTATTCACTAAGAACAAAATGTCCATATGTCTCCTTTGGTAG